From the genome of Nakamurella flavida:
TACCGTCTGGCCGGCAACAGCCACGACGCCGAGGACATCACCCAGGAGACCTTCATCCGGGTCTTCCGTTCCCTGAACAACTTCCGACCGGGATCCTTCGAGGGGTGGCTGCACCGCATCGCCACCAACGTCTTCCTGGACATGGTCCGGCGACGCCAGCGCATCCGGATGGAAGCCCTGCCGGAGGAGACCGATCGCATCGCCGGTCGCGAGCCCTCGCCCGAGCAGGCGTGGAGCGACGCGAACCTCGACCCCGATCTGCAGGCCGCACTGGACGATCTGCTGCCCGAGTTCCGGGCCGCCGTGGTGCTGTGTGACGTCGAGGGCTTGTCCTACGAGGAGATCGGCGCGACGCTGGGGGTCAAACTCGGCACCGTGCGCTCCCGGATCCACCGGGGGAGGCAGGCGTTGCGCTCCGGGCTCGAACGCCGGA
Proteins encoded in this window:
- the sigE gene encoding RNA polymerase sigma factor SigE; its protein translation is MRVPGDLPGALDPAVWTPPAWEDVVRDHGDRVYRLAYRLAGNSHDAEDITQETFIRVFRSLNNFRPGSFEGWLHRIATNVFLDMVRRRQRIRMEALPEETDRIAGREPSPEQAWSDANLDPDLQAALDDLLPEFRAAVVLCDVEGLSYEEIGATLGVKLGTVRSRIHRGRQALRSGLERRRAARAEQVETEGVR